One window of Paenibacillus sp. FSL K6-3182 genomic DNA carries:
- a CDS encoding YeiH family protein, whose protein sequence is MIIKNVLIRHSNNGFGFIQGLAYTMGIAIAAKGIAMLPFFNVMGQLVVAILLGIACRAWIGLPVQATSGITFSSKKLLRFGIILLGLRLNLNDILHAGPKVFVLAVINIVFTIFVVYGISKWMKIDKNLGLLTACGTAICGAAAVVAIAPQLKASPNETAVSATTVAILGTLFTLAYTVLYPVLDLSNAGYGIFSGATLHEIAHVIAAAAPGGQEAIDLAVIVKMTRVALLVPVAIIIGIWNGRKAHKAQKMSLKQLPIPWFIVGFLAMSGVNTLGIIPAAATANLIVAAYFLIAMAMAGLGLGVDFVVFKKLGKKPFIAGFIGSVLLAGLGLLLVHIFQLA, encoded by the coding sequence ATGATTATAAAAAATGTTTTAATTCGTCATTCGAATAATGGTTTTGGTTTTATACAAGGATTAGCGTATACGATGGGTATTGCAATAGCAGCGAAAGGAATCGCGATGCTTCCTTTTTTTAACGTTATGGGTCAGCTGGTTGTCGCTATTTTATTAGGGATAGCCTGTCGTGCATGGATAGGCTTGCCAGTGCAAGCGACGAGCGGCATAACGTTTTCAAGCAAAAAACTGCTGCGATTCGGAATTATTCTGCTGGGGCTTCGCCTGAATTTAAATGATATTTTACATGCAGGACCAAAGGTATTTGTGCTTGCCGTTATTAACATTGTTTTTACGATATTTGTTGTATATGGAATAAGCAAATGGATGAAAATAGATAAAAATTTAGGCCTTCTCACAGCCTGCGGTACAGCTATTTGCGGTGCAGCAGCTGTTGTAGCGATAGCTCCACAATTGAAGGCAAGTCCAAATGAAACAGCAGTGAGTGCGACAACGGTTGCGATTTTAGGAACGCTCTTTACTCTAGCCTATACCGTATTGTACCCCGTGCTTGATTTAAGCAACGCAGGTTATGGTATCTTCTCGGGTGCAACATTACATGAAATTGCGCATGTTATTGCTGCCGCGGCACCTGGAGGACAAGAAGCGATTGATTTGGCTGTTATTGTAAAGATGACTCGCGTAGCGCTGCTTGTCCCAGTTGCGATTATTATTGGAATTTGGAATGGCCGCAAAGCCCATAAAGCACAAAAAATGAGCTTAAAGCAATTGCCGATTCCATGGTTTATCGTTGGATTTCTTGCCATGAGCGGAGTTAATACGTTAGGCATAATTCCTGCCGCAGCTACTGCGAATCTGATTGTCGCCGCTTATTTTCTTATTGCAATGGCAATGGCAGGACTTGGTCTCGGCGTCGATTTTGTCGTATTTAAGAAGCTTGGAAAAAAACCATTTATTGCGGGATTCATTGGTTCTGTGCTGCTAGCCGGGCTCGGATTGCTGCTTGTGCATATTTTTCAATTGGCATAA
- a CDS encoding spore germination protein GerPE, giving the protein MNRINDQSINTFHVRTATVGFLRIISVGQAGIVQLGDRAVTSAKLRALAVQRKEDHLISGEVFFESYELFSRPLPVISDPEFDNAGGIELFRTNCAPNITVGYIQVIASGSAASIQIGNGVTLNGESRIKHIRQYPRQNSALSQG; this is encoded by the coding sequence ATGAATCGAATCAATGATCAATCTATCAATACCTTTCATGTTCGAACCGCAACTGTTGGGTTCTTGCGTATAATATCCGTTGGTCAGGCAGGTATTGTACAGCTTGGTGATCGCGCTGTGACGAGCGCCAAGCTTCGAGCACTAGCAGTGCAGCGGAAAGAAGATCATCTGATTTCAGGTGAAGTTTTTTTTGAATCCTATGAGCTTTTTTCACGCCCGCTGCCCGTTATCAGTGATCCGGAATTTGATAATGCTGGTGGTATTGAGCTGTTTCGAACCAATTGTGCGCCGAATATTACAGTCGGATACATACAAGTCATTGCATCCGGCTCAGCAGCGAGCATTCAGATCGGCAACGGAGTGACTCTGAACGGAGAATCACGAATCAAGCATATTCGGCAGTACCCCCGTCAAAATTCCGCTCTCTCTCAAGGTTGA
- a CDS encoding LysR substrate-binding domain-containing protein: MMIIEALRVFVTVTEQSHFSRAADLLNISQPGVSLHIRNLENELGAKLLHRSPKQVRLTEAGDIMYQRAKQILSLYEEAKQDIQLLQDKVTGSLQIGASFTIGEYVLPSRLAEFAVQYPLVTIQTTIGNTEEIVQAVRSNELDIGLIEGDTSASDLIVTPYMKDEMILIAPSTHPLAAERFIDAEMLQNQVWVLREVGSGTRAFSDQFIRDAQLTQKRSYIFNSSQSVKQSVVSGLGIAMLSRWVVKKELESGELIQLRLSKQRFERDFSIIRHKEGAATMAVSMLLQRLLTLNE; encoded by the coding sequence ATGATGATCATTGAGGCACTTCGAGTATTCGTTACCGTAACCGAGCAAAGTCATTTTTCAAGAGCTGCAGATCTATTGAATATTTCTCAGCCAGGGGTAAGCCTGCATATTCGAAATTTAGAAAATGAACTTGGAGCGAAGCTGCTGCATCGCTCTCCTAAGCAGGTTCGGCTTACCGAAGCTGGTGACATTATGTACCAACGGGCGAAGCAAATTTTATCTTTATATGAGGAAGCGAAGCAGGACATACAGCTTTTGCAGGATAAAGTGACGGGCAGCTTGCAGATAGGAGCCAGCTTTACGATTGGTGAATATGTTCTCCCAAGCCGGCTTGCTGAATTTGCTGTTCAATATCCGCTTGTTACTATCCAAACGACAATCGGGAATACGGAGGAAATTGTTCAAGCAGTGCGTTCCAACGAACTGGATATTGGTCTCATTGAAGGCGATACAAGCGCGTCAGATTTAATCGTTACGCCTTACATGAAAGATGAAATGATTCTGATCGCTCCTTCTACACATCCGCTCGCAGCGGAGCGCTTCATTGATGCCGAAATGTTGCAAAACCAAGTATGGGTACTGAGAGAAGTCGGCTCTGGCACTCGCGCTTTTAGCGACCAGTTCATACGTGATGCGCAATTAACCCAAAAACGCTCTTACATTTTTAATAGCAGCCAAAGTGTCAAACAATCTGTTGTATCCGGTTTAGGAATAGCTATGCTGTCACGCTGGGTCGTAAAGAAGGAATTAGAATCGGGAGAATTGATCCAGCTTCGGTTGAGCAAACAGCGTTTCGAACGTGATTTTTCTATTATCCGACATAAAGAAGGAGCAGCTACAATGGCTGTATCCATGCTGCTGCAACGGCTTCTAACCCTTAATGAATAA